A window of the Linepithema humile isolate Giens D197 chromosome 4, Lhum_UNIL_v1.0, whole genome shotgun sequence genome harbors these coding sequences:
- the LOC105677785 gene encoding uncharacterized protein → MAIVRPASTLIVITVCCLLQSIVVVGQYGWQPLDAFDQIRIQLDQVNEENCPIKRLDDLYLPEDSVSHLPDIQDININPVFPNRTALLHLHNMALSRSFFWSYILQSRFIRPAINDTYDPGMMYYFLSTVADVSSNPYINASAIYFAPNSSYSPSYRGFFNKTFPKFGPRTYRADDFNDPIHLERISTRNTFTVQDLGAFSKDRLSMDYTTDFYRINDWYKKWLPDNVEKRHDTKTTYQIEIRYANNTNETFTFHGPPGADEFPGPVKWTRPYFDCGRSNRWLVAAVSPIADIYPRHTGYRHIEYPTYTAISVMEMDFDRIDINQCPKGQGNNGPNRFADTARCRIETTECEPIHGWGFRRGGYQCRCKPGHRLPTVVRRPYLGEIIERATDEQYYNGFECSKIGWIHKMPVQWEKADAYLKEKYLEQFYNYKNHSTGPAALHDSRLNIDEALKFVLNNVTEYTCHNYAPQDLILRGDISFGAEEFYENEAKMATRLANFISAFLQVSDPMEVYSGKRVADKPLTEDQMIGETLALVLGDPKIWSAGTYWDRNKFTNRTYFAPFAYKTVLNTRKFKLEDLARLNGTDEIYTKKGYFQTLKQRWATNFDQLEKFYMKIKIRYNETGEYLRKYEHYPNFYRAANLDHGHWTTPYFDCNGKVKKWIITYASPFFGWDSLKEKLEFKGVVAVSMDLTKMDINQCDGEFYQPNAFKDTHKCDRKTSYCVPILGRGFDIGGYKCECKQGFEYPFEDLITYYDGQVVESEFINIVHDKPTRYDMFKCRLAGASSIQISWVLLVLALTIFFLIRRR, encoded by the exons ATGGCGATCGTACGCCCCGCGTCGACGCTGATCGTCATCACTGTTTGCTGCCTCCTGCAGagcatcgtcgtcgtcggccaGTACGGATGGCAGCCCCTCGATGCCTTCGATCAGATCCGCATACAGTTGGATCAGGTGAACGAAGAGAACTGTCCGATAAAGAGGCTGGATGATCTGTATCTACCAGAGGACTCGGTGTCGCACCTGCCCGACATCCAGGACATTAACATCAACCCGGTGTTCCCGAATCGTACCGCCCTGCTGCACCTACACAATATGGCGCTCAGCAGGAGCTTTTTCTGGAGTTATATCCTGCAGTCGCGTTTTATTCGGCCAGCGATCAACGACACGTATGACCCGGGCATGATGTACTACTTCCTATCCACGGTGGCGGATGTCTCCTCGAATCCTTACATCAACGCCTCGGCCATTTATTTCGCGCCGAATTCATCCTACTCGCCGTCCTACAGAGGCTTCTTCAACAAGACTTTTCCTAAATTCGGACCACGCACCTATAGAGCAGATGATTTCAATGATCCCATACATTTGGAGAGGATCTCCACCAGGAACACGTTTACTGTGCAGGATTTAGGAGCGTTTTCCAAGGATAGGCTCAGCATGGATTACACCACTGatttttatcgtataaatGACTG gtaCAAGAAATGGTTGCCGGATAACGTGGAGAAAAGACACGACACTAAGACGACTTATCAGATCGAAATTCGATATGCCAACAATACAAATGAGACATTCACCTTTCACGGTCCACCTG GCGCTGATGAATTCCCCGGACCTGTGAAATGGACCAGACCGTACTTCGATTGCGGTCGATCGAATCGATGGCTCGTGGCCGCGGTGTCACCTATAGCAGATATCTATCCGCGGCACACCGGCTACAGACATATCGAATACCCAac ATATACCGCTATCTCAGTAATGGAAATGGACTTCGACAGGATAGACATAAATCAATGTCCCAAGGGTCAAGGTAATAATGGTCCTAACAGATTCGCCGATACTGCGAGATGTAGAATTGAAACTACAGAG TGCGAGCCGATACACGGCTGGGGATTTAGAAGAGGCGGATATCAGTGTAGGTGTAAACCGGGTCATAGGCTGCCGACCGTCGTGCGACGACCTTACCTCGGAGAGATAATAGAGAGAGCCACGGACGAACAATACTATAATGGCTTCGAATGCTCGAAAATCGGct GGATACACAAGATGCCGGTACAGTGGGAAAAAGCGGATGCCTATCTGAAGGAAAAGTATCTCGAgcagttttataattacaagaaTCATTCGACCGGTCCAGCTGCTCTTCACGACTCAAGACTGAACATCGATGAAGCTCTCAAGTTCGTTCTGAATAACGTAACTGAGTATACTTGCCACAA CTACGCGCCGCAAGATTTGATATTACGCGGCGACATTAGTTTTGGCGCGGAGGAGTTTTACGAGAACGAAGCGAAGATGGCGACCAGATTGGCAAACTTCATCAGCGCGTTCCTGCAAGTGTCCGATCCTATGGAAGTTTACTCTGGCAAGAGAGTGGCCGACAAACCGCTCACGGAGGATCAGATGATAGGGGAGACATTGGCTCTGGTGCTCGGCGATCCGAAGATATGGTCAGCTGGCACCTATTGGGATCGTAATAAATTCACCAACAGAACATACTTCGCCCCGTTTGCCTACAAGACTGTCCTAAACACGCGCAAATTTAAACTCGAGGACTTGGCCAGGCTCAATGGCACAG ATGAGATATACACGAAGAAAGGTTACTTCCAAACGTTGAAGCAACGCTGGGCGACAAACTTCGACCAGCTGGAGAAGTTCTACATGAAGATAAAGATTCGATACAATGAGACGGGAGAGTATCTGAGGAAGTACGAGCACTACCCGAATTTTTACAG GGCAGCAAACCTGGACCATGGACATTGGACAACTCCGTACTTCGATTGTAACGGCAAAGTGAAGAAATGGATAATTACCTATGCATCCCCGTTTTTCGGCTGGGACAGCTTGAAGGAGAAACTGGAATTCAA GGGTGTCGTAGCTGTTTCCATGGACTTGACTAAGATGGACATAAACCAATGCGATGGTGAATTTTACCAACCAAACGCATTCAAAGATACGCACAAGTGCGACAGAAAGACATCATAT TGCGTGCCCATTCTTGGGAGAGGATTCGACATAGGTGGATACAAATGCGAGTGCAAGCAGGGATTCGAGTATCCATTTGAAGATTTAATCACATACTATGATGGACAAGTAGTGGAGTCtgaatttatcaatattgttCATGATAAACCGACAAG GTACGATATGTTCAAGTGTCGATTGGCTGGTGCTTCGTCAATTCAAATTAGTTGGGTACTGCTGGTATTAGCCCTGACAATATTTTTCCTAATTCGAAGAAGATGa
- the wts gene encoding serine/threonine-protein kinase Warts produces MNPPAVSKSSTRGSGYHQKALAEIRNSLLPFANSGGAGEVGSSAASTISTVSTTSGISSASGLSGLSGASGSAADKPDQRQNQALGQLLTMGYSEEIGLRALKFAGWRLDAAIEYLKQAQVESLNGIGKLNTKLIRKPSLERELSLQRGSPALDSGAGSSRSDSPRLTELGAHPQLSRQYSPSNFVEPPPPPPPRCSSTPPPPPPPHAPYSQSNVPTNMQQMLKRMSPAPVVPTRPAAAAPGTAGASSTSVNPPQRGTSPVASVNNSGSRQPMIVQNGPQVQQQLSQQMQALSIYQTGGSNTSTQVEPPPPYPIVPQSSAGQQIQPPSYSASMQNRQSPTQSQQDYRKSPSSGIYSGPTSAGTPSPITVSTIPVSPSSTQTSMARPTPLQAWGARQAKTQPPIIMQSVKSTQVQKPVLQTAIAPTAPQPISTTSSTPPPPPSYASSIQQKQQQQQPPPPAYPPVNNTAGPPASIPTTEPPSYATTMQALAAQRGIHHPLLPPPYSTPADDSAVMSSTVESGNALRTSPVAHHPPLQRKYSPADNCQHAGMDAPPLPPVASTSVSARNNNNHSSLPEGNGGNTKGGKGDGTPSLYKIKHQSPIPERKTMSIEKEEERRDCKVRNYSPQAFKFFMEQHVENVLKSHKQRVYRRMQLENEMAKIGLSAEAQCMMRKMLSQKESNYIRLKRAKMDKSMFTKIKPIGVGAFGEVTLVRKLDTNQFYAMKTLRKADVLNRNQVAHVKAERDILAEADNEWVVKLYYSFQDKDNLYFVMDYIPGGDLMSLLIKLGIFKEPLARFYIAELTCAVESVHKMGFIHRDIKPDNILIDRDGHIKLTDFGLCTGFRWTHNSKYYQQNGHGKQDSMDPADDWNNECQCIQLKPLERRRHREHQRCLAHSLVGTPNYIAPEVLQRTGYTQLCDWWSVGVILYEMLVGSPPFLANTPAETQYKVINWETTLHIPKQANLSPESRDLILKLCVGAERRLGKNANEVKSHPFFASIDFEKGLRRQMAPHIPRIEYPTDTSNFDPVDPEKLRNSESSDSNKSDEMMDNGKPFHGFFEFTFRRFFDDGGGPAYPSRISLDDNDNQGPVYV; encoded by the exons ATGAATCCGCCCGCGGTCAGCAAATCGAGCACACGCGGCTCTGGATACCACCAAAAAGCATTAGCTGAGATTCGCAACTCTTTGCTACCGTTTGCAAATAGCGGCGGGGCTGGCGAGGTAGGTTCTAGCGCCGCTAGCACTATTTCTACCGTCTCCACGACCAGCGGCATCAGCTCTGCGTCGGGTCTCAGTGGATTGTCTGGCGCGTCCGGTTCCGCTGCCGATAAGCCGGATCAGCGGCAGAATCAAGCGTTAGGACAACTATTAACCATGGGTTACTCGGAG GAAATAGGATTACGCGCTCTCAAGTTCGCGGGATGGCGTTTGGACGCAGCAATCGAATACTTGAAGCAGGCGCAAGTTGAGTCCTTGAACGGGATCGGTAAACTCAACACCAAACTAATTCGGAAGCCGAGTCTGGAGCGAGAATTGAGTCTGCAGCGTGGCAGTCCGGCGTTGGACAGCGGTGCGGGTAGCTCACGATCCGACAGTCCGCGTCTCACGGAGCTCGGCGCGCATCCGCAATTGAGCCGCCAGTACTCGCCCAGCAACTTCGTGgaaccgccgccgccgcctccaCCACGTTGCAGTTCgacgccaccgccgccgccgccgccccaCGCGCCTTACAGCCAGTCCAATGTACCGACGAACATGCAGCAGATGCTTAAACGTATGTCGCCTGCACCGGTCGTGCCGACGAGACCAGCCGCGGCCGCGCCTGGCACGGCCGGCGCCTCATCGACGTCCGTGAATCCACCGCAGCGCGGCACAAGCCCGGTGGCGAGCGTCAACAATTCTGGCAGCCGTCAGCCGATGATCGTGCAGAACGGCCCGCAGGTGCAGCAGCAGCTCAGCCAGCAGATGCAGGCGCTCAGCATCTATCAGACGGGCGGCAGCAATACGAGTACGCAGGTCGAGCCGCCACCTCCGTATCCGATCGTGCCGCAGTCGTCGGCTGGCCAGCAGATACAGCCGCCTTCTTACAGCGCGTCCATGCAAAATCGGCAAAGTCCCACGCAGTCGCAGCAGGATTATCGCAAGAGTCCGTCGTCGGGCATCTATTCGGGCCCGACGTCCGCCGGCACGCCGAGCCCCATCACCGTGTCGACTATTCCCGTGTCACCTAGCAGTACGCAGACCTCGATGGCGCGGCCGACGCCGTTGCAAGCGTGGGGCGCGCGGCAAGCCAAGACTCAGCCGCCGATTATCATGCAATCGGTGAAGAGCACGCAGGTTCAGAAGCCCGTGTTACAGACGGCGATCGCGCCGACAGCGCCGCAACCGATCTCCACGACTAGCAgcacgccgccgccgccgccctcGTACGCCTCGTCCATACAGCagaagcagcagcagcagcaaccaCCGCCGCCCGCTTACCCGCCCGTCAACAATACGGCGGGACCGCCTGCGAGTATACCGACGACAGAGCCGCCGAGTTACGCGACGACGATGCAGGCGCTGGCGGCGCAGCGCGGCATACATCATCCGTTATTGCCGCCGCCGTACAGCACGCCCGCCGACGACTCCGCAGTAATGTCGTCCACGGTGGAAAGCGGCAATGCGCTGCGAACCTCGCCTGTCGCCCATCATCCGCCGCTGCAGAGGAAATACTCGCCGGCGGACAACTGCCAGCACGCGGGAATGGACGCGCCGCCTCTGCCGCCGGTCGCCTCGACCTCCGTATCCGCCAGGAACAATAACAACCACTCGTCCTTACCCGAAGGCAACGGCGGAAATACCAAGGGCGGCAAAGGCGACGGCACGCCATCGCTGTATAAGATCAAGCATCAGTCCCCGATACCCGAGCGTAAGACGATGAGCAtagagaaggaggaggaacgCAGGGACTGCAAGGTGCGGAATTACTCTCCCCAGGCCTTCAAGTTTTTCATGGAACAACACGTGGAGAATGTGCTCAAGTCGCACAAGCAACGCGTCTACCGGCGCATGCAACTGGAGAACGAAATGGCGAAGATAGGATTGAGCGCGGAGGCGCAGTGCATGATGCGGAAAATGTTATCGCAGAAGGAATCGAATTACATCCGGTTGAAGCGAGCGAAGATGGACAAGTCGATGTTCACGAAGATCAAGCCGATCGGCGTGGGCGCGTTCGGCGAGGTTACGCTCGTGAGGAAACTGGACACCAATCAGTTCTACGCGATGAAGACCCTGCGCAAGGCCGACGTGTTGAACCGCAATCAAGTCGCTCACGTGAAGGCCGAGCGTGATATATTGGCGGAGGCCGATAACGAGTGGGTCGTCAAGCTTTATTACTCGTTTCAAGATAAGGACAACCTCTACTTTGTGATGGACTACATACCCGGCGGCGATTTAATGTCACTGCTGATCAAGCTTGGCATTTTCAAGGAGCCACTCGCGAGATTCTACATCGCCGAGCTCACATGCGCGGTCGAGAGCGTCCACAAGATGGGATTCATTCACCGAGACATCAAACCGGACAACATCTTGATCGATCGCGACGGGCATATCAAGCTAACCGACTTCGGCCTCTGCACGGGATTCCGCTGGACGcacaattctaaatattacCAGCAAAACG GTCATGGTAAACAAGACTCGATGGATCCAGCTGACGATTGGAACAACGAATGCCAGTGCATACAGTTGAAACCGTTGGAGCGCAGGCGGCACAGGGAACATCAAAGATGTTTGGCACATTCTCTGGTTGGTACGCCGAACTACATTGCACCAGAGGTCCTGCAGCGTACGGGATACACGCAATTGTGCGATTGGTGGAGCGTAGGAGTGATTTTGTATGAAATGTTGGTCGGTTCTCCACCGTTTCTTGCCAATACGCCTGCTGAAACTCAATATAAG GTCATCAATTGGGAAACAACGCTTCACATACCGAAGCAAGCGAATCTGTCGCCGGAGAGCAGGGATCTAATACTGAAGCTTTGCGTCGGCGCGGAGCGTCGGTTAGGCAAAAATGCAAACGAGGTCAAGAGTCATCCGTTCTTCGCGAGCATCGACTTCGAGAAAGGACTGCGGCGACAGATGGCCCCGCATATACCTCGCATAGAATATCCAACTGACACGAGTAACTTCGATCCCGTGGATCCCGAAAAACTGCGCAACTCGGAATCGTCGGACTCGAACAAATCGGACGAGATGATGGACAACGGTAAGCCGTTCCACGGCTTCTTCGAGTTCACGTTCAGGCGGTTCTTCGACGACGGTGGTGGTCCCGCGTATCCTAGTCGAATCAGTTTGGACGATAACGACAATCAAGGTCCCGTCTACGTATGA
- the LOC105677660 gene encoding mitochondrial pyruvate carrier 1, with protein sequence MNRVTKLLRNKETRDYFMSTHFWGPVANWAIPIAAIADIRRDPKYISGKMTFALCLYSLMFMRFAIKVQPRNLLLFACHFVNEGAQITQGCRFINHHYLSKKEQ encoded by the exons ATGAATCGTGTTACGAAGCTTCTCAGGAATAAGGAGACTCGTGACTATTTTATGAG CACGCACTTTTGGGGTCCGGTTGCGAATTGGGCGATACCGATCGCCGCCATCGCCGACATCAGGAGGGATCCCAAGTATATCAGTGGCAAAATGACCTTCG cctTATGCTTATATTCACTGATGTTCATGAGATTTGCAATCAAGGTACAGCCACGCAACCTGCTCCTATTCGCCTGCCACTTTGTCAATGAGGGTGCACAAATCACACAAGGTTGTAGATTCATTAATCATCATTATCTCAGTAAGAAGGAACAGTAA